From the Perognathus longimembris pacificus isolate PPM17 chromosome 9, ASM2315922v1, whole genome shotgun sequence genome, one window contains:
- the Vgll2 gene encoding transcription cofactor vestigial-like protein 2 isoform X3, which produces MSCLDVMYQVYGPPQPYFAAAYAPYHQKLAYYSKMQEAQDCSASPSSSGSGSSSFSSQTPASIKEEEGSPEKERPPEAEYINSRCVLFTYFQGDISSVVDEHFSRALSQPSSYSPSCTSSKAPRSSGPWRDSTYPMSQRSFPASFWNSAYQAPVPAPLGSPLAAAHSELPFASADPYSPAALHSHLHQGATDAWHHAHPHHAHPHPHPHHPYSLGGALGAQAAAYPRPAAVHEVYAPHFDPRYGPLLMPAASGRPARLAPASATAPGSPPCELPTKGEPAGGSWATPGGPFVSPTGDMAQGLGLSVDSARRYSLCGATLLS; this is translated from the exons aTGAGCTGTCTGGATGTGATGTACCAAGTCTACGGTCCTCCACAGCCTTACTTCGCAGCCGCCTACGCCCCCTACCACCAG AAACTAGCCTATTACTCCAAAATGCAGGAAGCCCAAGACTGCAGCGCCAGCCCTAGCAGCAGTGGCAGCGGAAGCTCCTCGTTCTCCAGCCAAACACCAGCCAGTATAAAAGAGGAGGAAGGCAGCCCAGAGAAAGAGCGCCCACCAGAGGCAGAGTACATCAACTCCCGTTGCGTCCTCTTCACCTATTTCCAGGGGGATATCAGCTCTGTGGTGGACGAACATTTCAGTAGGGCCCTAAGCCAGCCTAGCAGCTACTCCCCCAGTTGTACCAGCAGCAAAGCCCCGCGGAGCTCTGGGCCCTGGCGAG ACAGCACCTACCCGATGAGCCAGCGAAGCTTCCCCGCCTCGTTCTGGAACAGTGCGTACCAGGCGCCGGTGCCCGCTCCGCTGGGCAGCCCGCTGGCCGCCGCGCACTCGGAGCTGCCCTTTGCCTCCGCCGACCCCTACTCGCCCGCCGCACTGCACAGCCACCTGCACCAGGGCGCCACCGACGCCTGGCACCACGCGCACCCGCACCACGCTCACCCGCACCCGCATCCGCACCATCCTTACTCCCTGGGCGGCGCCCTGGGCGCCCAGGCCGCCGCTTACCCGAGACCCGCCGCTGTGCACGAGGTCTACGCGCCGCACTTCGACCCCCGCTATGGGCCGCTGCTGATGCCCGCCGCCTCGGGGCGTCCGGCCCGCCTTGCACCCGCCTCTGCCACCGCCCCCGGCAGTCCACCCTGCGAGCTCCCCACCAAGGGCGAGCCGGCCGGTGGCTCGTGGGCAACACCTGGGGGACCCTTCGTGAGCCCCACGGGGGACATGGCCCAGGGTCTGGGCCTCAGCGTGGACTCAG CTCGTCGCTATTCCCTCTGTGGTGCAACCCTTCTGAGCTGA
- the Vgll2 gene encoding transcription cofactor vestigial-like protein 2 isoform X1: MSCLDVMYQVYGPPQPYFAAAYAPYHQKLAYYSKMQEAQDCSASPSSSGSGSSSFSSQTPASIKEEEGSPEKERPPEAEYINSRCVLFTYFQGDISSVVDEHFSRALSQPSSYSPSCTSSKAPRSSGPWRADSTYPMSQRSFPASFWNSAYQAPVPAPLGSPLAAAHSELPFASADPYSPAALHSHLHQGATDAWHHAHPHHAHPHPHPHHPYSLGGALGAQAAAYPRPAAVHEVYAPHFDPRYGPLLMPAASGRPARLAPASATAPGSPPCELPTKGEPAGGSWATPGGPFVSPTGDMAQGLGLSVDSGKRRRECGLPTSPSTLYPTLD; the protein is encoded by the exons aTGAGCTGTCTGGATGTGATGTACCAAGTCTACGGTCCTCCACAGCCTTACTTCGCAGCCGCCTACGCCCCCTACCACCAG AAACTAGCCTATTACTCCAAAATGCAGGAAGCCCAAGACTGCAGCGCCAGCCCTAGCAGCAGTGGCAGCGGAAGCTCCTCGTTCTCCAGCCAAACACCAGCCAGTATAAAAGAGGAGGAAGGCAGCCCAGAGAAAGAGCGCCCACCAGAGGCAGAGTACATCAACTCCCGTTGCGTCCTCTTCACCTATTTCCAGGGGGATATCAGCTCTGTGGTGGACGAACATTTCAGTAGGGCCCTAAGCCAGCCTAGCAGCTACTCCCCCAGTTGTACCAGCAGCAAAGCCCCGCGGAGCTCTGGGCCCTGGCGAG CAGACAGCACCTACCCGATGAGCCAGCGAAGCTTCCCCGCCTCGTTCTGGAACAGTGCGTACCAGGCGCCGGTGCCCGCTCCGCTGGGCAGCCCGCTGGCCGCCGCGCACTCGGAGCTGCCCTTTGCCTCCGCCGACCCCTACTCGCCCGCCGCACTGCACAGCCACCTGCACCAGGGCGCCACCGACGCCTGGCACCACGCGCACCCGCACCACGCTCACCCGCACCCGCATCCGCACCATCCTTACTCCCTGGGCGGCGCCCTGGGCGCCCAGGCCGCCGCTTACCCGAGACCCGCCGCTGTGCACGAGGTCTACGCGCCGCACTTCGACCCCCGCTATGGGCCGCTGCTGATGCCCGCCGCCTCGGGGCGTCCGGCCCGCCTTGCACCCGCCTCTGCCACCGCCCCCGGCAGTCCACCCTGCGAGCTCCCCACCAAGGGCGAGCCGGCCGGTGGCTCGTGGGCAACACCTGGGGGACCCTTCGTGAGCCCCACGGGGGACATGGCCCAGGGTCTGGGCCTCAGCGTGGACTCAGGTAAGCGCAGGAGGGAGTGTGGTCTCCCCACCAGCCCTTCGACCCTGTACCCAACCCTGGACTGA
- the Vgll2 gene encoding transcription cofactor vestigial-like protein 2 isoform X2: protein MSCLDVMYQVYGPPQPYFAAAYAPYHQKLAYYSKMQEAQDCSASPSSSGSGSSSFSSQTPASIKEEEGSPEKERPPEAEYINSRCVLFTYFQGDISSVVDEHFSRALSQPSSYSPSCTSSKAPRSSGPWRDSTYPMSQRSFPASFWNSAYQAPVPAPLGSPLAAAHSELPFASADPYSPAALHSHLHQGATDAWHHAHPHHAHPHPHPHHPYSLGGALGAQAAAYPRPAAVHEVYAPHFDPRYGPLLMPAASGRPARLAPASATAPGSPPCELPTKGEPAGGSWATPGGPFVSPTGDMAQGLGLSVDSGKRRRECGLPTSPSTLYPTLD from the exons aTGAGCTGTCTGGATGTGATGTACCAAGTCTACGGTCCTCCACAGCCTTACTTCGCAGCCGCCTACGCCCCCTACCACCAG AAACTAGCCTATTACTCCAAAATGCAGGAAGCCCAAGACTGCAGCGCCAGCCCTAGCAGCAGTGGCAGCGGAAGCTCCTCGTTCTCCAGCCAAACACCAGCCAGTATAAAAGAGGAGGAAGGCAGCCCAGAGAAAGAGCGCCCACCAGAGGCAGAGTACATCAACTCCCGTTGCGTCCTCTTCACCTATTTCCAGGGGGATATCAGCTCTGTGGTGGACGAACATTTCAGTAGGGCCCTAAGCCAGCCTAGCAGCTACTCCCCCAGTTGTACCAGCAGCAAAGCCCCGCGGAGCTCTGGGCCCTGGCGAG ACAGCACCTACCCGATGAGCCAGCGAAGCTTCCCCGCCTCGTTCTGGAACAGTGCGTACCAGGCGCCGGTGCCCGCTCCGCTGGGCAGCCCGCTGGCCGCCGCGCACTCGGAGCTGCCCTTTGCCTCCGCCGACCCCTACTCGCCCGCCGCACTGCACAGCCACCTGCACCAGGGCGCCACCGACGCCTGGCACCACGCGCACCCGCACCACGCTCACCCGCACCCGCATCCGCACCATCCTTACTCCCTGGGCGGCGCCCTGGGCGCCCAGGCCGCCGCTTACCCGAGACCCGCCGCTGTGCACGAGGTCTACGCGCCGCACTTCGACCCCCGCTATGGGCCGCTGCTGATGCCCGCCGCCTCGGGGCGTCCGGCCCGCCTTGCACCCGCCTCTGCCACCGCCCCCGGCAGTCCACCCTGCGAGCTCCCCACCAAGGGCGAGCCGGCCGGTGGCTCGTGGGCAACACCTGGGGGACCCTTCGTGAGCCCCACGGGGGACATGGCCCAGGGTCTGGGCCTCAGCGTGGACTCAGGTAAGCGCAGGAGGGAGTGTGGTCTCCCCACCAGCCCTTCGACCCTGTACCCAACCCTGGACTGA